A region from the Bacteroidota bacterium genome encodes:
- a CDS encoding T9SS type A sorting domain-containing protein, with protein MKTSKTKNLIIIKCLTLFFIFLALPQFSNAIDHLGLKIVKGAYSDESIIAFRTGATESFDPPFDAHKLFSNNASVPSIYSKSLENYSLSINSLPPLDLSVQIPVYLKFNNSGTFTINIENNVSLPNLLVQLVDLRDNSVYEINGAQMMFSFNASGAETGASAWFEIRITPTNIQPVVTASGPLTFCSNDSVVLTSSQGDSYLWSTGQTTCSVTVKTSGEVSVTVFDSNGNSAISDSLSITVIPAPVAVINTIGNSSFCPGDSVILYAGYAGIYVWNTGETSNSITVKSAGSYSFTLWNQNNCSAVSQTVIVDILASPIPEITSNTSLAFCDGDSVILNSSCAELFFWSNGQNTKSITVKTHGDYFVKVIDINGCMGYDTVEVRVNFLPLVDLGPDSDLPAGSEVILDAQNSGSTYIWSTGVTTQDITVNTPGEYFVKVTDALGCSNSDTIDFNLIIGIEKFSQEIIELQVFPNPNNGRFNLSFKPFDSDQVMVGIYNNTGKQIMWEKINGTESYNNNFDLSTMAPGVYFFKLMYSENTITKKIMIQ; from the coding sequence ATGAAAACAAGCAAAACCAAAAATCTAATTATTATTAAATGCCTTACCTTATTTTTTATTTTTCTGGCTCTTCCCCAATTTTCTAATGCAATTGATCACTTGGGATTAAAAATTGTTAAAGGTGCTTATTCCGATGAGTCAATTATTGCTTTTAGAACTGGAGCTACGGAATCTTTTGATCCTCCGTTTGATGCTCACAAATTATTCAGTAACAATGCATCAGTTCCATCAATTTATAGTAAATCACTGGAAAATTATTCACTGTCGATAAATAGTTTACCTCCTCTAGATTTATCAGTACAAATACCTGTTTACTTGAAATTTAATAATTCCGGCACCTTTACAATTAATATCGAGAATAATGTGAGTTTGCCAAACCTGCTAGTTCAGCTTGTAGACCTGAGAGATAATTCTGTTTATGAAATTAATGGAGCACAAATGATGTTCTCATTTAATGCAAGTGGAGCTGAAACTGGTGCATCTGCCTGGTTTGAAATCAGAATAACTCCAACAAACATTCAACCAGTTGTAACTGCAAGTGGTCCATTGACATTCTGTTCCAATGATTCAGTAGTTTTAACATCAAGTCAAGGTGATAGTTATCTTTGGAGCACAGGACAAACTACATGTTCTGTTACTGTAAAAACTTCGGGAGAAGTTTCAGTAACTGTTTTTGATTCAAATGGAAATTCTGCAATATCTGATTCTTTATCAATAACTGTTATACCCGCACCCGTTGCTGTAATTAATACAATAGGGAATTCCTCTTTTTGCCCTGGAGATTCTGTGATACTTTATGCAGGATATGCAGGAATCTATGTGTGGAATACAGGTGAAACTTCAAATTCCATTACTGTTAAATCCGCTGGAAGTTATTCATTCACCCTTTGGAATCAAAATAATTGTTCAGCAGTTTCACAAACAGTCATAGTTGATATTCTTGCAAGTCCTATTCCGGAAATTACCTCTAATACCTCACTGGCTTTTTGTGATGGTGATTCTGTTATTCTTAACTCATCTTGTGCAGAATTGTTTTTTTGGAGCAATGGGCAGAACACAAAATCCATTACTGTTAAAACTCATGGAGATTACTTTGTAAAGGTTATAGATATAAATGGTTGTATGGGATACGATACTGTTGAAGTTAGGGTTAATTTTTTACCCTTAGTTGATTTAGGTCCTGATTCTGATCTGCCTGCGGGTTCTGAAGTAATTTTAGATGCTCAAAACTCCGGTTCTACTTATATTTGGAGTACAGGTGTAACCACACAGGATATAACAGTTAATACCCCAGGGGAATATTTTGTAAAAGTAACAGATGCGCTGGGATGCAGCAATAGCGATACCATTGATTTTAATTTAATAATTGGCATTGAAAAGTTTTCTCAAGAAATTATTGAACTTCAGGTTTTCCCAAATCCAAATAATGGGAGATTTAACTTAAGTTTTAAACCATTTGATTCTGATCAAGTGATGGTAGGGATCTATAACAACACAGGAAAACAAATAATGTGGGAAAAGATAAATGGTACAGAATCTTATAACAACAACTTTGACCTTAGTACAATGGCTCCCGGAGTTTATTTTTTTAAGCTGATGTATTCAGAAAACACTATCACAAAGAAAATAATGATTCAATAG
- a CDS encoding T9SS type A sorting domain-containing protein, translating into MTKLLKKYSFLKLLHRKSIVLLFLLIFINNSDALTRISVKSGNWNNSDTWGCFNCIPKIVDDVVISSGHTVTVTSGKPVVATLTINASGELYQTVELRVKNSLIINGIHTGSGNLLVTGNNALIDGTGTINNSGTLGVNQNVSIKVTCDLTKNFGNVEISNNKALINNGIFRIVNGNLIGGGASSTWINEQNSLLIVGGEVMTTGLLTATAINNTVIYTGGAFQFIKNTSYYNLGINKISSAVARFAGNAIIYNNFTITSGIAEVDPFALSVYGLTNINGRLKLTSATGAKIFNNITIGSSGIFECTASIPVIVNGNIINNGSFISNTGIFSLDGTLMSISGVNNVQFNNLNVNGSYTNNGSVGIKNSFTGPGSFSQGTNSVLALEVVPANFTVTTLNAEATENTVLYNAVVDQQIKIPTAGYYHLNIAGSGTKFPASALIINGNLNISSALDVSLLDFDINLAGNWNNTGIFIPRNARVFFTGANQNIVNPLGETFFNLTLSGTDVKTIDAAITVINDLVINSTLDVSTSAHQINVLRNWNNNGTFVARTGTVVFNGIISQLIGGSALTTFGNINASNPSGVSLSVHSRITGTLNVDQGAFNTTGFNFTLVSNAYGTASIAALITGDVIGDIIMERYLAPGPNDWRFLSSAVSGRTFNDWKDDFIMSGFPGSQYPTYGFVSMYTYNESAPGLYEIGYVGATNITNPITTGKGFWAYIGPTPLTIDVKGPIHKGLISLPVTYTPSSAGASQDGWCMVGNPYPSTINWDAPGWIKTNVANAIYIWNSSNQQYAVYQGGLGINGGSKFIGSSQAFWVQTYGSSPALSLTENVKASNDKFLKTGSTNLNILKFSIEGNSFKDETIINFDASSSLAFEPNLDAKKLFSFNSIVPSITTVADSMDLSINYLPDLFENISIPIKVLTGVSGNHAINIDKSEFSGKFTCIVLEDLVTGTFINLNSTASYSFNLNDTTSAPRFLLHLKPALQNQIKPVSCANYFDGAIKVSGKPGDILNFTWTDASGNTIKTTTGANNDSINDLSPGIYFITVSGTECGSITDSIILVTPDSISSAISYTDASCPSEADGSASVLISGGTPPYSYIWNNGSTQSSIWGLLSGNYEYTVYDSKGCSYTENISINNETLVTAAYTSNKDTVLLSSGGWIDFYNTSFNAQTYLWDFGDGNTSSNENPSHQYTIEGEYQVKLSAYNNLCVESKGSQIVVLDNPTDIANIASNEEELTFIQKNNEIKLIFNLDTQSEAEISVYNIPGQLIFSGSKIKVKNDIITVDISVLNPGIYFISVRTNKTLTSKKIVIL; encoded by the coding sequence ATGACAAAATTGTTAAAGAAATATTCTTTTTTAAAGCTATTGCACCGAAAATCAATAGTTTTATTGTTTCTGCTTATTTTTATCAATAACTCTGATGCCCTCACAAGAATTTCTGTCAAATCAGGTAATTGGAACAACAGTGATACTTGGGGTTGCTTTAATTGTATCCCCAAAATAGTTGATGATGTTGTAATTAGTTCCGGACATACTGTTACTGTAACTTCAGGAAAGCCTGTTGTAGCAACTTTAACCATTAATGCTTCCGGAGAATTATATCAGACTGTAGAGTTAAGAGTAAAAAATTCTTTAATCATTAATGGTATTCATACAGGATCAGGCAATCTTTTGGTTACGGGCAATAATGCATTAATTGATGGAACAGGCACAATAAATAATTCAGGCACTTTGGGGGTAAATCAAAATGTTTCGATTAAAGTTACCTGTGATTTAACTAAAAACTTCGGCAATGTTGAAATCAGCAACAACAAGGCATTAATCAACAATGGTATTTTTAGGATAGTAAACGGAAATTTAATCGGAGGAGGAGCTAGTTCTACCTGGATAAATGAACAAAATTCTTTATTAATAGTTGGTGGAGAAGTAATGACAACGGGATTATTAACTGCCACAGCCATCAATAATACTGTTATTTATACTGGGGGGGCTTTTCAATTTATAAAAAACACTAGTTATTATAATTTGGGAATCAATAAAATATCCAGTGCTGTTGCACGGTTTGCTGGCAATGCAATAATATACAATAATTTCACCATTACTTCCGGCATTGCAGAAGTAGATCCCTTTGCTTTATCAGTTTACGGTTTAACTAATATTAACGGCAGGTTAAAATTAACAAGTGCAACAGGAGCCAAAATTTTTAATAACATTACAATCGGTTCATCCGGCATTTTTGAATGTACTGCAAGCATACCGGTAATTGTTAACGGGAATATAATTAACAATGGCAGCTTTATTTCCAACACAGGTATTTTTTCTCTTGATGGCACTTTAATGAGTATAAGTGGTGTCAACAATGTTCAATTCAATAATCTTAATGTTAACGGTAGTTATACCAATAACGGCAGTGTGGGTATAAAAAATTCATTTACCGGACCCGGCTCATTTTCTCAAGGTACAAACTCTGTCTTAGCATTAGAAGTAGTTCCTGCAAATTTTACTGTAACTACTTTAAATGCGGAAGCTACAGAAAACACAGTACTATATAATGCAGTTGTTGACCAACAAATTAAAATCCCAACTGCAGGTTATTATCATCTGAATATAGCCGGTTCCGGCACAAAATTTCCTGCTTCCGCTTTAATTATAAATGGAAATTTAAATATCAGCAGCGCACTTGATGTTTCTTTGCTAGATTTCGATATTAATCTTGCGGGCAACTGGAACAATACCGGAATTTTCATCCCCAGAAATGCAAGAGTATTTTTTACCGGTGCAAATCAAAATATAGTTAATCCATTAGGAGAAACTTTTTTTAATTTAACCTTATCCGGTACAGATGTAAAAACAATTGATGCGGCAATTACTGTTATTAATGATTTGGTAATAAACTCCACTTTAGATGTTTCAACCTCCGCACATCAAATTAATGTTTTAAGAAACTGGAATAACAATGGAACTTTTGTAGCAAGAACAGGTACTGTTGTTTTTAATGGAATTATCTCTCAGCTAATTGGCGGCTCAGCTTTAACAACCTTTGGAAATATAAATGCCAGTAATCCTTCAGGCGTATCGCTCTCGGTTCATTCCAGAATTACAGGCACTCTTAATGTTGATCAGGGTGCGTTCAATACTACAGGGTTTAATTTTACCTTAGTATCCAATGCATACGGAACTGCCAGTATTGCTGCTTTAATAACAGGAGATGTCATTGGTGATATTATTATGGAAAGGTATCTTGCTCCCGGCCCTAACGATTGGCGTTTTTTATCTTCCGCTGTTAGTGGAAGAACTTTTAATGACTGGAAAGACGATTTTATTATGAGTGGGTTTCCCGGATCCCAATATCCAACATACGGTTTTGTTTCAATGTACACTTATAATGAAAGTGCTCCCGGGTTATATGAAATAGGGTATGTTGGAGCAACTAACATTACAAATCCAATTACAACAGGAAAAGGTTTTTGGGCATATATAGGGCCTACTCCACTTACTATAGACGTTAAAGGCCCCATACACAAAGGCTTAATTTCATTGCCTGTTACTTACACCCCAAGTTCAGCAGGAGCAAGTCAGGACGGTTGGTGCATGGTTGGAAATCCTTATCCTTCCACGATAAACTGGGATGCCCCCGGCTGGATTAAAACCAATGTAGCTAATGCTATATATATTTGGAACAGTAGCAATCAACAATATGCCGTTTATCAGGGAGGGCTGGGTATAAATGGAGGTTCAAAATTTATTGGTTCATCACAGGCTTTCTGGGTACAAACTTATGGATCTTCTCCTGCTTTATCCCTAACTGAAAACGTGAAAGCGAGCAATGACAAGTTTTTAAAAACCGGTTCCACAAATCTTAATATTCTTAAGTTTTCTATTGAAGGAAATAGCTTTAAAGATGAAACCATTATTAATTTCGATGCTTCTTCATCCCTTGCATTTGAACCTAATTTAGATGCTAAAAAATTATTCAGTTTTAATTCAATTGTTCCATCAATTACCACGGTTGCTGATTCCATGGATTTATCAATAAATTACCTGCCTGATCTCTTTGAAAATATTTCAATTCCAATTAAAGTATTGACCGGTGTATCTGGAAATCATGCTATTAATATTGACAAATCCGAATTCTCAGGGAAATTCACCTGTATAGTACTTGAAGACTTAGTAACAGGAACATTTATAAATTTAAACAGCACTGCATCCTATTCATTTAATTTAAATGATACTACTTCTGCCCCAAGATTTTTACTACACTTAAAGCCCGCCCTGCAAAATCAAATTAAACCTGTTTCCTGTGCAAATTATTTTGATGGAGCTATTAAGGTATCAGGCAAACCAGGAGATATTTTAAATTTTACCTGGACTGATGCCTCTGGAAACACCATCAAAACAACGACAGGTGCAAATAATGACAGTATCAATGATCTTTCTCCCGGAATTTATTTTATTACTGTTTCCGGGACAGAATGTGGCTCCATTACAGATTCAATCATATTGGTAACTCCTGATTCTATCTCCTCTGCTATTTCATATACTGATGCAAGTTGTCCTTCTGAAGCAGATGGTTCAGCATCTGTACTAATTTCAGGTGGTACTCCACCTTATTCTTATATATGGAATAATGGCTCAACACAAAGCAGCATTTGGGGTCTTTTATCAGGAAATTATGAATATACTGTTTATGACTCCAAAGGATGCTCATATACTGAAAATATTAGTATAAATAATGAAACTCTGGTTACTGCAGCATATACTTCCAATAAGGATACTGTTTTATTAAGTTCCGGAGGTTGGATAGATTTTTACAACACCTCTTTTAATGCACAAACTTACTTATGGGATTTTGGTGACGGAAATACTTCTTCCAATGAAAATCCTTCTCACCAATATACTATAGAAGGTGAATATCAGGTAAAACTCTCAGCATATAATAATTTATGTGTAGAAAGTAAAGGTTCACAAATTGTAGTTTTAGATAATCCAACTGATATAGCCAATATAGCTTCAAATGAAGAAGAATTAACTTTTATCCAGAAAAATAATGAAATAA